One Drechmeria coniospora strain ARSEF 6962 chromosome 01, whole genome shotgun sequence genomic region harbors:
- a CDS encoding sequence orphan: MAADEPRLPAATTASLPPAIASPQRPMISSSSASSTTSIFPGQYPREKRQWNVKNLPSRLGTDLVSATTAGALIAPLISIIDRSVNPSFPCPFRYLTWHGSSIMENASGRAPSIPASLLSSFRSLVSSPRSILLSRPTALILLLYAGTYLTANTLDTVSSALPRDPSLSPPVSASTVSSGPAKFFSSSAANVALCIYKDRAFVRMFGTPTAAGAPRPVPLPCYALFTLRDSITIFASFNLPPLLAPYIDERLSDELARHVTGQTTAQFLAPAAVQLLSTPLHLLGLDLYNRPGRPPVMPWAHRWRMVKSNWLLSSAARICRIVPAFGVGGVVNTKVRYNLMKRLE; encoded by the coding sequence atggctGCTGACGAACCCCGGCTcccggccgcgacgacggccagtcTTCCACCTGCCATTGCCTCGCCACAGCGACCCATGATCTCGTCATCGTCTGCATCCTCCACAACCTCCATCTTCCCCGGGCAGTACCCGCGCGAGAAGCGGCAGTGGAACGTCAAAAACCTTCCCTCCCGACTGGGCACAGATCTCGTCAGCGCAACGACCGCCGGAGCCCTCATCGCCCCTCTCATATCCATCATCGACCGGTCCGTGAACCCCTCTTTCCCTTGCCCGTTCCGCTACCTAACATGGCACGGCAGCTCCATCATGGAAAACGCATCCGGTCGTGCCCCCTCCATACCGGCCTCACTCCTCTCCTCTTTCCGCAGCCTCGTCTCTTCGCCGCGCTCCATCCTTCTCTCCCGTCCGACAGCCCTCATCCTGCTCCTCTACGCAGGCACCTATCTCACGGCAAACACTCTCGATACCGTCTCCTCCGCTCTACCCCGGGATCCGTCCCTCTCACCCCCCGTCAGCGCCTCGACCGTCTCCTCCGGCCCGGCCAAGttcttctcctcgagcgcgGCCAACGTTGCCCTGTGCATTTACAAGGACCGCGCCTTCGTGCGCATGTTCGGCACCCCCACCGCTGCCGGGGCGCCAAGACCAGTCCCGCTGCCGTGCTACGCCCTCTTCACGCTGCGCGACAGCATCACCATCTTCGCGAGCTTCAACCTACCACCGCTGCTGGCTCCCTACATAGACGAGCGGCTCTCTGACGAGCTGGCCCGTCACGTCACCGGCCAGACGACAGCCCAGTTCCTcgcccctgccgccgtccaACTGTTGTCCACGCCGTTGCACCTGCTCGGGCTGGACTTGTACAATCGTCCGGGACGGCCACCCGTCATGCCGTGGGCCCATCGATGGCGCATGGTCAAATCCAACTGGCTGCTGAGCTCGGCAGCGAGGATATGTCGCATCGTACCAGCCTTTGGCGTCGGAGGGGTCGTCAATACCAAAGTTCGATACAACCTCATGAAAAGACTGGAATGA